In Carettochelys insculpta isolate YL-2023 chromosome 3, ASM3395843v1, whole genome shotgun sequence, the genomic stretch tgaTATTTCAAGTAAGTAACTTGGCAAGTGAAATAATTACAGACTGTGGAGTGCTTTGAAATGCACAAACTGTTTTCCGTCTTAGCTTTCTCTTAAAAGTACTCTCAGATAACTAGAGTATGTCCAACGTTCAGAAAAAAAGTTCAAAACATCCTCTTAAGACAAAAGTGGTTCTGCCAGTCTCACTTAAGAATTTGTAAAATTGGGGAAATGTAGTTTTTTCCCCACTTCAAGACAGTCTAGTTAAACTAGGAACAGGCTTGCCAGATGACAGGTTTTGCCAGACCAGCAAGCTTCAAATTGTAATCATATTCTACAAGTTTTACATGGCAATAGAACGAATCCTCTGATAAGAGATCAGAAAAGGGGGCATGGCTAGCACAGGCTGTGCAACAGCTTTGAGTGGTCTCAAGATATTACCATGCTGACCTTGTCTAATAGGCTaggtctagattacagcaatttgttgacagaacgttctgttggaagatatctcctGCCAAAACTgtctctctcgacaaaatggccaaccagaagcacagcagacagggctgcccggcgTCTCAGAagccgtctgttgacagaggcatacCTTGTGAGGGAAcaggataagactgtcgacaaaagtggtGTATTCTGAcaatgtcaacagaacgcctGGGGAATCTCGATGCTCCTTGGGTGGCGTTTGGGCCACAAAACcgtctaatgtagacatagcctaatatcACGGGACCAACAAGGCTACAACCACACTGCAGCCAGAAACAGCATTCAGGAAGAAATGCGTCCTTCCTGATATTTCTAAGAGGTTGAAAAAGGCCCATAAACCAAATTAAAGAAATCCCTTGTTGTTCATCCTAATCGCAGTTCTGTCAGATTAAAGTTTCCTGTATGACGGTTGGGAGATGTTTCATAAAGTGGGTTAGTTTCTACTTTAGATTAATTTATAAACTACTCTAAAAAGAACAATACAGCTACAAACCCCAGTAAAAAGAATCAATGCTTCATGTGTTCTACCTTATTTGTCATGGTCCCTGTTACAGCATTGTTAGACGCTACATTTGTcgcatttttttgacaaaaactaAGTCTGGACACTCAAATGGAACTTGGTGTTAAGTGTTTTAAAGTGATCCGTAATGTTTCTTCTGATATTACTTACAGCTTGCTTTATTGCGGAGACAGGTCCCATGCCCATGATGGAGGGGTCTAAACCCACTTGAGCCCAAGACACAATACGTGCCAATGGAATAAGACCTCTTCTAGCAGCTTCCGATTTCTTCATGAGAATTACAGCTGCAGCCCCATCATTAATACCTGCGGAGCAGGGAATAGTTGCTTCAGGTTTGTTATTTTCAAACTCTCAGACTCTTCACAGGAAGCAGGCGGCTAGGTCTCTCTCCTAAAGAGTTAGTCTGGATTAAAGGCTTGACAAGCAAGACAGTACGCAGGTTATAAATATCAAAGGTGGTAAAAGTCGGAACAGCTCCATTGGTTTAGGTGAAGATATGACTGATTACATCAGCAGGCCAAAGTTTACTCAGATTAGGTGTATATGCACTTAGGTGGGAAGTGGGGGAGTTACGTGATGGGTAAGTGATGCTGTAGAAGCAaggttttcacagaatcacagaatcatagggctggaagggacctcaggaggtcatctagtccagccccctgcttcaagcaggatcaatccctcctaagtcatcccagccaggaccttgtccagccaggacttaaaaaactcaagggatggagaatccaccatgctTTAATGAGAGCGTTGAAAGAAAAGGGTGGCGGCTGTGCTGAATAGATTTTGGAAGGACATAGCATGGAAGAAGGCATTGAGACCACCTTGGAAAAGTTTAACCCATGATGATGGCACTTTGTCAGTGTTGGGTGTTTGATCTTCCTATTTATGATCTATGATTACATATTGAATGTGAAGACCAAGCAGAAATACTAAGAGGAGGAAAGGGAAAGAATACAGGAAGGTCCCAACATTTGGGAATTTAACAAtgatgaattcaattatttgcaagcagctgggagagtcagtttcactttcttgTGCTGGGCTCGGTTGGCAGATCGAGCTTCCGAACAGCTCTTCTCCAAGCCTGCTAACTGGTGTTACTGCTGCAAGCACCCATGTGGGGTCACTgatgtggcagggggctggaagcagAGGATCTCCCATCCTCCACACTGGGCTGGGGATCCCACACGTCCCAGAGCTgcgggcagagcagagcagagcagggcgaGCCCAGGGCCGCAGTACCTGTGCTGGAAGTCAGCCTGGCCTATATGGAGCCCGGTGCCCAGCCCCGCATCCAGCTGGGGGTACAGCCAAGCCACTGACCATCTCCCCAGGGTCTCGGCACTGGGCTTCgcctctcccactgctgcccagagccacctgccAAATTCCGCTCTCCCAGCCGCCATCACCTGCGGGGAGAGAGCAATGCTGGGCAGCGCTGGGAGCCGGGGACCTGAAACAGGCCCAGGGAGTTTCCTTCTGAGTCCCAGCATGTATTCAGTATTTGTGAAAATtaaacatttgcgagggttctcaacaccaaaccctcgcgaatgttgggACCCTACTGTAAACACAATCAGACTAAGAAATAAGATGAGGGAAAGTAAACACTGGTGAGACGGGTCAGTAATAAAAGCACCTCTAATTTCAGGTTATGATAGGCTCTTGTAACTAGAAAATGATTCTGGTATTGATGCAAAAACTCAAGTCTCTACTGCACAACAGCTCACCTTAGCAGTATTTAGGGAAAAAGCACTCGCATATCTTTTTTACATGTGCACTTGAACTCAGTGCTGTATATCCCTGTACATAGTACACACTATATATGTTGCAAACAATATCCTGTGCTGCTTGCAATTGCTGTCACACTGCATTTTGTTTTACCCGATCTACAAACCTGAAGCATTGGCTGCAGTTACTGTGCCAGTTCCGTCAGTCAGAAAGCAAGGCTTTAACTTTGCTACCGTTTCTACAGTACTTCCATGGCGAGGATGCTCATCTGCTTTAACTTCCACAGGACCTGTAAAGGGGTCAGATATGAATTTGAAATGGATTCTGTGCAAGTTTACATTTGTAATGTGGTTCTAAACTGAGAAAAACAGAACTCTAGAACAAAGAGTACAAAGAGTAAATTCTAAGTAGCAGCCACTCAGGCATACATTACACATAACTGGGAAGGACCAAGAAAGGGATGTGTTTAATTTTTCCAATTCATAGCTGCCAGGATTACAACAATACACAAGAACTTTATCTTTAACCCATAATCTCCCTAACTCCTTCCTACTGGTGGTAGTATCTATGACTACTTTACACTAGAGCTTTCTGAAACAAGCTAAATTTGTTTGCCCGTTCAAAAACAAATCTGCTATTCCCTCACCACCCTTCTGCTGGGAAGACTCATTTAGAAATGTATACTTGTAGGTTTCTTGTCATTTGAAAGAGTGAAGCTACATTAAATAATATCCAAGTTGATGTTGAGGAAGCCTTCTGTGTTTCAGCTTGGGTTTTTCTCTCCTTCCTTTATGACTGTGCAGCTAACACTCACACCTTCTGACCTTAGGCTAACACCAAAGCTATTTTAGCAAAGCCCATTAAATGTACATAAGATGAGTGATATGCTCTTGGTGTTTTTCCACAGACTAAAGAATCTAGGGAGCATGAGTTTAACACAAAAGATGTGGAAGTCTCCTCCCGCCCCAAAGTGGATCCTGGAATCAAAAGCCTACCCATGTAAAGAAAGGCGACCCAAGACTTTGCGGGGGGGACACCCCGAATCTGACAGACAAGATTAAGAAGTTGGCAGGCTTTGAAAAAGTCCACAAAGCAACTTAGTATAACAGGGAATGACTCTTTAGGTTATTTTTGTTACGTATTTCACCAGTGAGGGAGGTATAAGCACTGAACATCATGGTGCCTGTGAAAACTGTAGTAAGATGAGTGCCCGAAACAGATAATAAATAAGACTAGTGACTTCTGACTACTACAAATAGATGAGATTATAATAAATACAAACGTTTTAAATTTAGCAGAACCTGGGTCTAACGTAATTCAGGACCTGATTCTATAGCTGGCTCCATGTGGAAAAGTGCATCATTGAAGTCAGCAGTTCACCCATAAAGAAAGTTTTGTAGGGTCAGCAATAGCAATAACTATATTTCATGTATTTACTCAGAATTACATTTGGCAGTTCTGAACACACATCAGTGTTCTTCCATCTTCTCTCATTTCAAAAAACCGCTCTCCCACCCCCATTGTTAAAAACTGAAAAGAGGAGCCCAACTGCCTGTATAAAGATGTTTTCTATAAAGACACCATTCATTAACTAGAATGGATAATCAGTACCAGCTAGTCCAATGTCAGCTTTTATTTAatgacacacgcacacacccctacCTTTCCTAGAAGGCACAAGAACAGGAACAATCTCTTTATCAAAGTAACCTGATTTCTGTGCAACCTCTGCCCTGTTCTGTGACTGTACAGCAAATTGGTCTTGTTCCATTCTGCTAACTTGCCACTGCTTGGCCACATTTTCAGCTGAAACAGAACAAAATGGGAATCAATCATTTATTGTTAGCAGTAAGTTTTCCAGCATGCCAAGTAGACAGTGTTTGCTGGTAGCAGACAGTAGTTAAGCTTACAGAACAGTGCTCATTCTGAGCTCCTCATTTCACCTGCTCATGACTTTCTCCAACATTCACTTTTGGGACAGAATATTTCCATATTTGATCTTCACCCAgaggtgctttaaaaaaaattctgtgcaaGCAAAGTAGAGTGTTTCTTATTGCTCGGGGCAGTTGCATTCAACTATCTCAGCAGTAACTGTACACCGAAAACCCATACCATAGAAGATATactattttaataaattcgaagGTTGTAAACTCATTATCCCTTCCAGTGCAGAACGGTTTGCTACACATTCATGCATGTTCTCCAGTATTCTGTCCTTTTACTTAAAAGTCTGGGCGGAAGGAATTTAAAATTTGAATTCTCAAGAAATTAATTTCAGATAATACCTGTTGCAAAGCATTACACCATTGCTGTCTGATGTGGGATATAATGGGACATGCTGAAGAAAAGAAACAGGTAAGACAGACCAAcattctctcccctctcccaccgcCCTCCCCCTACCACAACTGACTGTGTTAGCTTAGATAAGTATTCTTTCCAAGTTAATTTTGTATGATGGTAACATGTAAACAGGAAAATCAATGTGCACTTGTAGATATAGTCCATTTCTTATTGCTTAATTTCTGTTGTCTTGAAGTATGTTTGAATTACATTCTGCAGTTTCCAGAAGTTCTACTGCATTCTCATCTCCTTGTTAATTTATAATTAATTTTTCAGAACTAGAGTAAATGTtggattctctgtaacctgaagtctttaaatgaAGATTTAAAGACTTCTGTAGTAAATCCATAATCTCTGGTAAATCACTAGAGTagctgcatgaggctctgtgACCTGTAATGTGCAGAAGGGCAGATGAAGTAATCATGATGGTTCCTTCTGACCTTACAGTCTCTAACTGCTGCAACTTACCTGTTATACCCATGTGATACTGGTAAAATGCATCTGTAAGACCATCACAGATTACACTGTCCTGCAATGAGGCCTCCCCCATTTTCACTCCAGCTCGCATATGAACTAAGTGAGGGGCCTGTAAATGAGATATTTTGAGAGAAATTTAAAGGACTGTTAGTTCTTCCCAGCATAGCCCTATCATGCATCCAATCCTTTCATCAAGAAGTCTGACCGTGATCTGATGGCCAAAAGGAATCCTCTCTGGTATCTTGACTAACTAGCAGAAGAAGGGCCACCAGTTAGTTTTATCTTATTTCCAACCACCAAGTGGCAAGTGAACTCTCTCATTCCCaggtgcacaatttgaaagtgagTCAGAACAAAGTAAAGGATGTCCCAGCCAAACACCTACCCTTAGAGAACCGACAGTTCACATATGAGGAAAGAAGTCCTGAGATTACTCCCACATCTGGGCCTCCTGCAGAGCAAGAAGCAATATTGCCCTGGCCCATTATCAGGAGCCAGCCATTCACTGTCACGGGGCAGAGGGAAGTTAAAatagatttgaaatataaattaaAAGCACAGTGCAATCAGTCTTGTCGCCTGCATTTTAATTCCCTCCCTATTTAAACCAGTGCTGCATTTATAATTATTGCCAAGGAAGTTTAGAAACTTGAGATACCCGAAATTCACCCCGAGAGCATGACCTCTAGAAATAAGCAATTTCACCAGAATTACAACGTCATCATAATCTGTTTTCTCTAATCACTCCAAATACATCCCCACCACCAAACAAAAATATGTCGGTATCTAGAATCCTAAACAACaaagttcagaaaaaaatatctgtTCAGAAGGATTCATTCTGAAGCTAGACTTCATGACAATCAGGTTCATATCAGTAGTAGTTTAATTTCTACTCACTAAGGTCCTAGATGGTCCCTTTTCAGTCAGATTACTCAGGTTATCTTGACTGGGCCCTAAAGGACTGATCTACAGTCTCTCAAAATCAAAAATTCCCACTGATTAAAATGGACTTTGGACTAGGGCTTAAGAGAATCTCTCTTTGAATTTCTCCTTCTAGATTTTAAGTAAGAACACTTATTAGTTAGATCAGTACGGTACACAATAGTATTTTCATAAAGTGCAGTCACATAACAAGGGTCAGTTTATTAGATCTGGCATACTAAAATTCCTAAAATCACATTTTGAATTTAAGTAAAGAGTTAATACAAGTTATAGACCACTACAAGTCTATCCTGATTTTAATTTTACTTCATTCATGTTTTAATAGGATTACATCTAGCAACATCCCCACTAGGGAAAAAAGACTGCTCGCCTTTCCCTCACCTTGCTCATGCTTTCCATGCCACCTGCCACCACGATGCTGGAATCTCCCATCAGTATGGACTGAGCCCCCAAGCATACTGCTTTCAGGCCTGAGCCACATATCATTTGACAGCTCCAAGCTGGTACGGCATATGGAATTCCTGCACTAACACTGGCCTGCCGTATAGGATTCTGACCAGCGCCTGCAAGAACATACAGATCTGAATACAGGCAGAGGTAAGCAGACCAACGCATACATTCGGTTACTCTTGATAAGCAACAGCCAGATTTCCCCCACACTTACAGTTCATTCCCAGTGACAAATGGCAGTCAGAGGGGTTAGCTAAATGAGCTCCtactgggggagaggaagaagtgTCGTAAGGTAATTACAGTCTTCTGCCAATGGGACAATCCGAGTTCTACTTTCTGACACCTGAGGGTTTTGCTGACATGCCTTTCATAACTAGAAACAAAGAGCACTCTTCCAAGTGAGATTTTGTATTTGCCTAAAGTGGTGTGATTTGTCAgctatgtttaaaagaaaaagaccCTGTACACATGAATTAATCCAAGTGACAGCGCATCATCACAACACGCTACGAATTTGTTACGAGTTCTCCTAATGCACTGGTGTTGTGATTCTCTTTGAAGAACTCACAGCAGAGTGGACAGAAAACCAGCTTTTTTCTTCCATGTGCTTCTGCCATCTGT encodes the following:
- the ACAT2 gene encoding acetyl-CoA acetyltransferase, cytosolic isoform X2, yielding MSAGGSDAVVFVAAARTPVGSLNGALSTMHAHELGSIVIKEVLKRASVNPEEVSEVIFGHVLTAGAGQNPIRQASVSAGIPYAVPAWSCQMICGSGLKAVCLGAQSILMGDSSIVVAGGMESMSKAPHLVHMRAGVKMGEASLQDSVICDGLTDAFYQYHMGITAENVAKQWQVSRMEQDQFAVQSQNRAEVAQKSGPVEVKADEHPRHGSTVETVAKLKPCFLTDGTGTVTAANASGINDGAAAVILMKKSEAARRGLIPLARIVSWAQVGLDPSIMGMGPVSAIKQAVDKAGWTLEQVDLFEINEAFASLAVAIAKELKLNPEKVNIEGGAVALGHPLGASGCRILVTLLYALERTAGKRGVAALCIGGGMGIAMCIER
- the ACAT2 gene encoding acetyl-CoA acetyltransferase, cytosolic isoform X1; translation: MSAGGSDAVVFVAAARTPVGSLNGALSTMHAHELGSIVIKEVLKRASVNPEEVSEVIFGHVLTAGAGQNPIRQASVSAGIPYAVPAWSCQMICGSGLKAVCLGAQSILMGDSSIVVAGGMESMSKAPHLVHMRAGVKMGEASLQDSVICDGLTDAFYQYHMGITAENVAKQWQVSRMEQDQFAVQSQNRAEVAQKSGYFDKEIVPVLVPSRKGPVEVKADEHPRHGSTVETVAKLKPCFLTDGTGTVTAANASGINDGAAAVILMKKSEAARRGLIPLARIVSWAQVGLDPSIMGMGPVSAIKQAVDKAGWTLEQVDLFEINEAFASLAVAIAKELKLNPEKVNIEGGAVALGHPLGASGCRILVTLLYALERTAGKRGVAALCIGGGMGIAMCIER